From a region of the Rathayibacter sp. VKM Ac-2804 genome:
- a CDS encoding energy-coupling factor transporter transmembrane component T, whose protein sequence is MEVSPRYLGGDSFLGRRDPRVLILVPVMFVVAASQVRDLRWMAALAVVAFAYYASAQIPFREVRANWAVVAVFVVVFAGINGLIVGATSSGEPESGATLFTVPVVGLAITEGAVSYAVNLLLRFLTLVAVGFPLAFAIRPGDLAVAFARLGLPARFAYGIDLTFKFLPSAASNLQETAAAQRLRGYERSATRNPIRRLREIAPLMVPVTITSFVDAEDTVDALDLRGFGTHKRTWLREIRYTPVDWAVTGVAVLLAVAASTASLAGLMPSAWIP, encoded by the coding sequence ATGGAGGTCTCGCCTCGATACCTCGGCGGTGACTCCTTCCTCGGCCGCCGGGATCCGCGCGTGCTGATCCTGGTGCCGGTGATGTTCGTCGTCGCCGCCAGCCAGGTGCGCGATCTGCGCTGGATGGCGGCGCTCGCCGTCGTGGCGTTCGCGTACTACGCCAGCGCGCAGATCCCGTTCCGCGAGGTGCGCGCGAACTGGGCCGTGGTGGCCGTGTTCGTCGTCGTCTTCGCGGGGATCAACGGCCTCATCGTCGGCGCGACGAGCAGCGGTGAGCCCGAGTCCGGGGCGACGCTGTTCACGGTGCCGGTCGTCGGCCTGGCGATCACGGAGGGGGCGGTCTCGTACGCGGTCAACCTGCTGCTGCGCTTCCTCACGCTGGTCGCGGTCGGCTTCCCGCTGGCCTTCGCGATCCGTCCGGGCGACCTCGCCGTCGCGTTCGCGCGCCTCGGCCTGCCCGCCCGTTTCGCCTACGGGATCGACCTGACCTTCAAGTTCCTGCCCAGCGCGGCCTCGAACCTGCAGGAGACCGCGGCGGCGCAGCGCCTGCGCGGCTACGAGCGCTCGGCGACCCGCAACCCGATCCGCCGGCTCCGCGAGATCGCGCCGCTGATGGTGCCCGTCACCATCACGTCGTTCGTGGACGCGGAGGACACCGTCGACGCGCTCGATCTGCGCGGCTTCGGGACGCACAAGCGGACCTGGCTGCGCGAGATCCGGTACACGCCGGTCGACTGGGCGGTGACGGGCGTCGCGGTGCTGCTGGCGGTCGCGGCGAGCACGGCGAGTCTCGCGGGACTGATGCCGTCGGCGTGGATCCCGTGA
- a CDS encoding amidohydrolase family protein: protein MDPVSGAVSLGRESAGSSTSVLTVHSAPWMLPVAGEPVRDGAVAVRGERIVAVGPRDAVLASLRDESPAVREWPGAIVPGLVNAHSHLQYTCMAAVGLGRYAGFEDWSRAFQEVYEQPHDWGASAAAGLEIAVSTGTTAIADIVTDLDALRVLEDGRVHGIAYWELMSLLEDDWRGSGRAITAELVRTSGVTRIGLSPHAPYSLDTPVLSDLTGLSQELGVRRHLHLAESAWEAEYTMHGRGDLAEQWRRWGYDGFHLLRNGGSALRPVAYAETIGALGEDVHIAHGIYVDADDRETLRRTGTSVALCPRSNAVIGLDEAPVADYLREGNAIAVGTDSLSSTPSLDLLGDVAELCRIARAQGYAGRDLHARLLAAATLGGAVAMGAAGSFGTLVPGALADLAVLGVSGSSSDDVVAAVVEDGEGTALATIISGEVRWQARR from the coding sequence GTGGATCCCGTGAGCGGCGCGGTGTCGCTCGGGCGCGAGAGCGCCGGGAGCTCGACGTCGGTACTCACCGTGCACAGCGCGCCGTGGATGCTGCCGGTGGCGGGTGAGCCGGTGCGCGACGGGGCGGTCGCCGTGCGCGGCGAGCGGATCGTCGCGGTCGGCCCGCGCGACGCGGTGCTCGCCTCGCTCCGGGACGAGTCGCCCGCGGTGCGGGAGTGGCCGGGCGCGATCGTCCCGGGGCTCGTCAACGCGCACTCGCACCTGCAGTACACCTGCATGGCCGCGGTCGGACTCGGCCGGTACGCCGGCTTCGAGGACTGGTCGCGCGCCTTCCAGGAGGTCTACGAGCAGCCGCACGACTGGGGTGCGTCCGCCGCGGCGGGCCTCGAGATCGCGGTCTCGACCGGGACGACGGCGATCGCGGACATCGTGACCGACCTCGACGCGCTGCGCGTGCTCGAGGACGGCCGTGTGCACGGGATCGCCTACTGGGAGCTGATGAGCCTCCTCGAGGACGACTGGCGCGGCAGCGGGCGCGCGATCACCGCGGAGCTGGTGCGCACCTCCGGGGTGACGCGGATCGGGCTCTCGCCGCACGCCCCGTACTCGCTGGACACCCCGGTGCTGAGCGATCTGACCGGGCTCTCGCAGGAGCTCGGCGTGCGCCGGCACCTGCACCTGGCCGAGTCGGCCTGGGAGGCGGAGTACACGATGCACGGCCGCGGCGACCTCGCGGAGCAGTGGCGCCGCTGGGGCTACGACGGCTTCCACCTGCTGCGCAACGGCGGCAGCGCGCTGCGCCCGGTGGCGTACGCCGAGACGATCGGCGCGCTCGGCGAGGACGTGCACATCGCGCACGGGATCTACGTCGATGCGGACGATCGCGAGACGCTGCGCCGCACGGGCACCTCCGTGGCCCTCTGCCCGCGCTCGAACGCGGTGATCGGGCTCGACGAGGCGCCGGTCGCGGACTATCTGCGCGAGGGGAACGCGATCGCGGTGGGGACGGACTCGCTGTCGTCGACGCCGTCGCTGGACCTGCTCGGGGACGTCGCCGAGCTGTGCCGGATCGCGCGGGCGCAGGGGTACGCGGGGCGGGATCTGCACGCGCGGCTGCTGGCGGCGGCGACGCTCGGCGGTGCGGTGGCGATGGGGGCGGCGGGGTCGTTCGGCACGCTCGTGCCCGGGGCCCTCGCCGATCTCGCGGTGCTGGGCGTGTCCGGTTCTTCGTCCGACGACGTGGTCGCTGCGGTCGTGGAAGACGGCGAGGGGACGGCCCTCGCCACGATCATCTCCGGGGAGGTCCGATGGCAGGCGCGGAGGTGA
- a CDS encoding ECF transporter S component, which translates to MTATTSTAAKTGPWAVSSRTIVFGAVGAALYGALGALSFVIPGTMISIRPAIAIIPFVGLRFGPVAGFFTGAVGNAIVDQIMGYGFLTYWNWSIANGLVGLLAGLIGYYAKEPRTTGRQLVWAAAIAVAAVVVGLLFTATDFLFLGQTFQYWFFGSYLLAILATGITAVILVPVLDRVWKPLQNLAGR; encoded by the coding sequence GTGACCGCCACCACCTCCACCGCCGCGAAGACCGGCCCCTGGGCCGTCTCCTCCCGCACGATCGTCTTCGGCGCCGTCGGCGCCGCGCTCTACGGGGCGCTCGGGGCGCTCAGCTTCGTGATCCCCGGGACGATGATCTCGATCCGCCCCGCGATCGCGATCATCCCCTTCGTGGGTCTGCGCTTCGGCCCGGTCGCCGGCTTCTTCACCGGCGCCGTCGGCAACGCGATCGTCGACCAGATCATGGGCTACGGCTTCCTCACCTACTGGAACTGGAGCATCGCCAACGGCCTGGTCGGCCTGCTCGCCGGACTGATCGGCTACTACGCCAAGGAGCCGCGCACCACCGGCCGCCAGCTCGTCTGGGCCGCCGCGATCGCGGTCGCCGCGGTCGTCGTCGGACTGCTCTTCACCGCCACCGACTTCTTGTTCCTCGGCCAGACCTTCCAGTACTGGTTCTTCGGCTCCTACCTCCTGGCGATCCTCGCCACCGGCATCACCGCGGTGATCCTGGTGCCCGTGCTCGACCGGGTCTGGAAGCCGCTGCAGAACCTCGCCGGACGCTGA